The Corvus moneduloides isolate bCorMon1 chromosome 18, bCorMon1.pri, whole genome shotgun sequence genome window below encodes:
- the RNF185 gene encoding E3 ubiquitin-protein ligase RNF185 yields the protein MASKGPTTSASTKNSSTGGTSGSSSSNGSGDNTNQDNTFECNICLDTAKDAVISLCGHLFCWPCLHQWLETRPNRQVCPVCKAGISRDKVIPLYGRGSTGQQDPREKTPPRPQGQRPEPENRGGFQGFGFGDGGFQMSFGIGAFPFGIFATAFNINDGRPPPAVPGTPQYVDEQFLSRLFLFVALVIMFWLLIA from the exons ATGGCAAGCAAAGGACCCACGACTTCTGCATCAACAAAGAACTCCAGTACTGGAGGGACCAGTGGCAGCAGTAGCAGTAATGGTTCTGGGGACAACACTAATCAGGACAACACTTTTGAATGTAACATCTGTTTGGATACTGCCAAGGATGCAGTTATCAGCTTGTGTGGGCACCTCTTCTG TTGGCCTTGTTTACATCAG tggCTAGAGACCAGGCCAAACAGACAAGTGTGTCCTGTATGCAAAGCAGGAATCAGTCGAGATAAAGTTATTCCTCTCTATGGAAGAGGTAGCACTGGGCAACAGGACCCCAG AGAGAAAACTCCACCACGACCCCAAGGACAGAGACCTGAACCAGAGAACAGAGGG GGATTCCAGGGCTTTGGGTTTGGCGATGGTGGCTTCCAGATGTCATTTGGAATTGGGGCATTTCCCTTTGGTATATTTGCAACAGCCTTCAACATAAATGATGGGCGACCTCCTCCAG ctgttccaGGGACTCCTCAATATGTGGATGAGCAGTTCCTTTCCCGCCTTTTCCTGTTTGTGGCACTGGTGATAATGTTCTGGCTGTTGATTGCATAA